The following are from one region of the Hymenobacter sp. YIM 151858-1 genome:
- a CDS encoding DUF92 domain-containing protein — protein MRPLPELVPVLVFLGLGMGYSYRARKLTAAGVWAGGVLGLLIFLGTGYLGLSLLALFFGLGTAASAWRVADKRRLGLAEENRGQRTAGQVLANAGVAGVLGLLSWALPEFAPLGTLMLAGAFASATADTLSSELGNVYGSRYVNVLTLRPDTRGENGVISIEGTLLGAAGSGVIVLVYCLAEGWGPWAWWLLLAGTTGNLTDSVLGATLERRGRLSNDVVNSLNTLVGAMVAAACSLIW, from the coding sequence ATGAGACCCTTGCCTGAGCTTGTTCCCGTACTCGTGTTTCTTGGCCTGGGCATGGGCTACAGCTACCGGGCACGTAAGCTCACGGCAGCGGGCGTATGGGCGGGCGGGGTGCTGGGCCTGCTCATCTTTTTGGGCACCGGCTACCTAGGGCTGAGCTTGCTGGCCCTTTTTTTCGGGCTTGGCACCGCGGCTTCGGCCTGGCGCGTGGCCGACAAACGCCGGCTGGGTTTGGCCGAAGAAAACCGCGGCCAGCGCACCGCCGGGCAGGTGCTGGCCAATGCCGGGGTGGCGGGCGTGCTCGGGTTGCTTAGCTGGGCGCTTCCGGAGTTTGCGCCCCTGGGTACCCTTATGCTGGCCGGCGCCTTCGCCTCGGCCACCGCCGATACGCTGTCCTCCGAGCTGGGCAATGTGTACGGCAGCCGCTACGTCAACGTCCTCACCCTGCGCCCCGACACCCGCGGCGAAAACGGCGTGATTAGTATCGAGGGTACGCTGCTCGGCGCGGCCGGCAGCGGCGTAATCGTGCTGGTTTATTGCCTGGCCGAAGGGTGGGGGCCCTGGGCCTGGTGGCTGCTGCTGGCCGGCACCACCGGCAACCTCACCGACTCGGTGCTGGGCGCCACCCTGGAGCGGCGCGGCCGCTTATCCAACGACGTGGTAAACAGTCTCAACACGCTGGTGGGCGCTATGGTAGCGGCGG